Genomic DNA from Rana temporaria chromosome 1, aRanTem1.1, whole genome shotgun sequence:
CCAAAAATAGCCGAACCTCAACTCGCCCTTTTCATACACCCGCCCCCCCCCTTGCAGATGATATAATAGTAATGCACACGCCACGCCCCCTGTGGCGTGTGCATTGCAGAGTGGAGCAAGCTTCGGGAGCGTGCGGCAACGACGGGCACAATGCCCTGTTCATTGTGCAGGTGCAGTCTACAGCTCATGCACAGCTCTTCATGTTTGGTCATTTTCGGAGCTGGagcgctgcgcctgcgcagtccaggGTGGGCATTATCGCCGGGCGGACACATCTCGGCAAAACACCGGCTCCAAAACCAtgtggagtgataccaactgcactccacctcttatcctGGCTAGCGGTccccagagtggtgccagcagcaggaaagaagagagatTCAGGTCAGTGTGATGCAATACACTGGGAATAATAATATAGGGTTGCGTTTAAAgtgatgcgctgtggtttacccacaccgtgggtgcagtgtacctgcagctttcctCTGGGTTTGCTGTGCTTAGTCATAGACTTCTATTTTTATATCCtgcgggtttggtgcacttttttCAAAGCACAcgacacctgcaggatataatagatgtCTATTGCAAAGCGCAGGAAAGTTGCAGGTAGACCGCAGCCTTTTATTATTGGTTTAGAACAGTAAGGGTTCATTTAAATTTGCAGTCTGGGGAGGTGGCAAAACCCCATAGTTAAGTGTTTTTTTATCACCCCTGCCCCAACTGCACTAGGGGCTCATTCACAGGTGCAGTAGGCACTACTTCTCCCCTGAAAGCGATCCGggtgtgtttgacaggtggtgaggaggcgatatgtgaccacctcaccacctgatttaaacctatAATTACCACATGATTGCAAAGGGGTAGTATGGTAATTGGATGTTTAAATTAGGTTATAGGAGGCGACATCATGCCCAttaatctttgacttctcccatgttgttcaggtagatctccacctatttaaaggtgttgtaaaggttttttttttttttttaaataacaaacatgttatacttgcctccactgtgcagttctttttgcacagagtggccccgatcctcgtcttctggcgTCCCTcgtggctgtctctgctcctccccgcaagaactaaccccctcctgggaagtgctctcccaagggggttagcttgcgggcgtgctcccgtgtgatAAAAGTGGGGGCCATAGCCGCTAAGTGTTTTACTCGGGCCCGACACGCTgccatcaatctccaatgaagagccaagaccgggccgagaagccagcgcgcgCGTTCGCGACAcgggactttcaagggctcaggtaagtataccgggggggggggggggcttgtaagcatcagatgttttttcatcttaatgcataggatgcattaaggtgaaaaaacgggaagctttacaacccctttaaagcgtttgtaaaggaaaaaaatgttttcctttttaaataacaaacatgtcatacttgcctccactgtgcagttcgttttgcacaaagtgcccccaatccatgtcttctggggtccctcggcggctgtctctggtcctccccgcattTACTCAACGGTCATGCGAGAGCTTGcacggtggtcagtaattgcgggcgcgctcccgtatccgctcactgtatcactcggccccgcccctcggcgcgccgcgtcactggatgtgattgacagcagcgccagccgatggctgcgctgctctcaatccatctgttctagccaatcagcggccaggctgagcggcgaagaggatatcgggattTTCGATGGGTCaggtaagtacattttttttttccatttacaactcctttaaggttgcctaccccaggTCTAGCCCAAGagccaaaaaacattttttatttattttttgccccaatcacacagaacaaatgtacatgCACTTTCAATGAGCGAACTGCGTTGCAGTTTATACACACGCACCCTAATGTTTAATTTTAGTTCATGAACtttgcatgtaaaaaaatatcTAGTTCCTTATGGCAGTAACTCAAATTGGTGACTGCATTACTGTGTCTTACATGTTGTGTGCATCTCTGATTCATTTTAGTGCACCTTTTTTTAATccagtatttattttattctttacatTTAGCGGTCCAGAGGGGGCGCATTCCTCCAGCTCATTCCAGTGCAAGCCCTACTACTGCTCCAGGTGGTGGTGAATATTTTAATGGACAGCCTGTTTCTGAACTCATTTCTCAGCTCCTTCGGGCAGAACCTTACCCAACATCACGTTATGGATCACAGTATACTCAGCAGGGCAGTGTTATGGGCATCGACAACATCTGTGAATTGGCTGCAAGACTTCTTTTTAGCACTGTGGAATGGTCCAGGAGCATCCCTTATTTTCCAGAGCTTGCTATGGCAGACCAGGTCTCTCTCTTGCGGCTGAGCTGGAGTGAACTGTTTGTGTTAAATGCAGCACAGTCAGCCCTCCCACTACACATGGCCCCCCTGTTGGCTGCTGCTGGTTTCCATGCTTCTCCAATGTCTGCAGACAGGGTGGTCTCCTTTATGGACCAGATAAGGGTCTTCCAGGACCAAGTAGAGAAGCTTAACAGACTTCAAGTGGACTCAGCAGAGTATGCCTGCCTGAAAGCAATTGCCCTTTTTACTTCAGGTACATGTTTTTGTAGATGTGAAAGTGTCTTAAATgtttcctgacatttttttttttttttcactttttatgcaTTTCTGCTTGTTTTAGCTTATTGAGTTTCTTGGATAATTTTCTAACACGTTGAAAGTTTAACACCTGTAAACAATTTTTCATTCCAGATGCCTGTGGCCTCACTGACCCAGCTCACGTGGAGACTTTACAAGAAAAGGCTCAAGTGGCTCTTACGGAATATGTGCGAGCTCAGTATCCCTCTCAGCCTCAGC
This window encodes:
- the NR2F6 gene encoding nuclear receptor subfamily 2 group F member 6, which encodes MAMVSGGWGDPNGDTNGMGKGYPRNSEEDEASPPGGISDPEQGDEERPGIQVDCVVCGDKSSGKHYGVFTCEGCKSFFKRSIRRNLSYTCRSNRDCQIDQHHRNQCQYCRLKKCFRVGMRKEAVQRGRIPPAHSSASPTTAPGGGEYFNGQPVSELISQLLRAEPYPTSRYGSQYTQQGSVMGIDNICELAARLLFSTVEWSRSIPYFPELAMADQVSLLRLSWSELFVLNAAQSALPLHMAPLLAAAGFHASPMSADRVVSFMDQIRVFQDQVEKLNRLQVDSAEYACLKAIALFTSDACGLTDPAHVETLQEKAQVALTEYVRAQYPSQPQRFGRLLLRLPALRAVPASLISQLFFMRLVGKTPIETLIRDMLLSGSSFNWPYSASQNNLQ